In one window of Azotobacter salinestris DNA:
- a CDS encoding microcin C ABC transporter permease YejB has translation MFAYILRRLLLIVPTLLGILLLNFVIIQAAPGGPVEQAIAKLEGFEAAAGGATGRISGGGGEVSAGSSRYRGAQGLDPELIAEIERMYGFDKPAHERFWLMLTNYLKLDFGESFFRDATVVDLILEKMPVSISLGLWSTLIMYLVSIPLGIAKAVRHGSAFDVWTSSAIIVGYAIPAFLFAILLIVLFAGGSYFDWFPLRGLTSNNFDELSLGGKILDYFWHLALPVTALVIGNFATLTLLTKNSFLDEINKQYVVTARAKGLSKNRVLYGHVFRNAMLIVIAGFPSTFIGLFFTGSLLIEVIFSLDGLGLLSFEAAINRDYPVVFGTLFIFTLLGLVVKLIGDLTYTLVDPRIDFESRES, from the coding sequence ATGTTCGCCTATATTCTGCGCCGCCTGCTGCTGATCGTACCGACCCTGCTCGGCATCCTGCTGCTCAACTTCGTCATCATCCAGGCCGCCCCCGGCGGCCCGGTGGAGCAGGCCATCGCCAAGCTGGAAGGCTTCGAGGCCGCTGCCGGCGGCGCCACCGGACGCATCTCCGGCGGCGGCGGCGAAGTTTCCGCAGGCAGCTCCCGCTACCGCGGCGCCCAGGGACTGGACCCCGAACTGATCGCCGAGATCGAACGCATGTACGGCTTCGACAAGCCGGCCCACGAGCGCTTCTGGCTGATGCTGACCAACTATCTGAAGCTGGACTTCGGCGAAAGCTTCTTCCGCGACGCCACGGTCGTCGACCTGATCCTCGAGAAGATGCCGGTGTCGATCTCCCTGGGGCTGTGGAGCACGCTGATCATGTACCTGGTGTCCATTCCCCTGGGGATCGCCAAGGCGGTGCGCCACGGCAGCGCCTTCGACGTCTGGACCAGTTCGGCGATCATCGTCGGCTATGCGATCCCGGCCTTTTTGTTCGCCATCCTGCTGATCGTGCTGTTCGCCGGCGGCAGCTACTTCGACTGGTTCCCGCTGCGCGGGCTGACCTCGAACAACTTCGACGAACTCAGCCTGGGCGGCAAGATCCTCGACTACTTCTGGCACCTGGCCCTGCCGGTGACCGCCCTGGTGATCGGCAACTTCGCCACCCTCACCCTGCTGACCAAGAACAGCTTCCTCGACGAGATCAACAAGCAGTACGTGGTGACCGCGCGCGCCAAGGGTCTGTCGAAGAACCGCGTGCTCTACGGACACGTGTTCCGCAACGCCATGCTGATCGTCATCGCCGGCTTCCCTTCGACCTTCATCGGCCTGTTCTTCACCGGCTCGCTGCTGATCGAGGTGATCTTCTCCCTCGACGGCCTCGGCCTGCTGAGCTTCGAGGCGGCGATCAACCGCGACTATCCGGTGGTGTTCGGCACCCTCTTCATCTTCACCTTGCTGGGACTGGTCGTGAAACTGATCGGCGATCTCACCTACACCCTGGTCGATCCGCGCATCGACTTCGAAAGCCGGGAGAGCTGA
- a CDS encoding ABC transporter permease: MKLTPLNRRRLELFKAHRRGWWSLWLFLALFIASLGAELIANDKPLVVRYDGGWYFPVFKRYPETTFGGEFPLTTNYKSPYIQSLIAEKDGWMLWPPIPFSYSSINYELTVPAPAPPSQVNWLGTDDQGRDVLARVIYGFRISVLFAITLTLLSSLVGVLVGALQGFHGGWVDLLGQRFLEVWSGLPVLYLLIILASFVQPNFWWLLGIMLLFSWMSLVDVVRAEFLRGRNLEYVRAARALGMGNGAIMFRHILPNAMVSTMTFMPFILTGAIGTLTALDFLGFGLPPGAPSLGELVAQGKANLQAPWLGITAFVVLALMLSLLVFIGEAARDAFDPRK, translated from the coding sequence ATGAAACTGACTCCCCTCAACCGGCGCCGGCTGGAGCTCTTCAAGGCGCACCGGCGCGGCTGGTGGTCGCTCTGGCTGTTCCTCGCGCTGTTCATCGCCAGCCTCGGCGCCGAGCTGATCGCCAACGACAAGCCGCTGGTCGTGCGCTATGACGGCGGCTGGTACTTCCCGGTGTTCAAGCGCTACCCGGAGACCACCTTCGGCGGCGAATTCCCGCTGACCACCAACTACAAGAGTCCCTACATCCAGAGCCTGATCGCGGAGAAGGACGGCTGGATGCTCTGGCCGCCGATCCCCTTCAGCTACTCGAGCATCAACTACGAGCTGACCGTTCCGGCACCGGCGCCGCCGTCGCAGGTCAACTGGCTGGGCACCGACGACCAGGGCCGCGACGTGCTCGCCCGGGTCATCTACGGCTTCCGCATCTCGGTGCTGTTCGCCATAACCCTGACCCTGCTCAGCTCGCTCGTCGGTGTCCTCGTCGGTGCCCTGCAGGGCTTCCACGGCGGCTGGGTCGACCTGCTCGGCCAGCGTTTCCTGGAGGTCTGGTCCGGCCTGCCGGTGCTCTACCTCCTGATCATCCTGGCCAGCTTCGTGCAGCCGAACTTCTGGTGGCTGCTGGGCATCATGCTGCTGTTCTCCTGGATGAGCCTGGTCGACGTGGTGCGCGCCGAGTTCCTGCGCGGCCGCAACCTGGAGTATGTGCGCGCCGCCCGCGCCCTGGGCATGGGCAACGGCGCGATCATGTTCCGGCACATCCTGCCCAACGCCATGGTCTCGACCATGACCTTCATGCCCTTCATCCTCACCGGCGCCATCGGCACCCTCACCGCCCTGGACTTCCTCGGCTTCGGCCTGCCGCCCGGCGCGCCGTCCCTCGGCGAACTGGTCGCCCAGGGCAAGGCCAACCTGCAGGCGCCCTGGCTGGGGATCACCGCCTTCGTGGTGCTGGCGCTGATGCTCAGCCTCTTGGTGTTCATCGGCGAGGCGGCGCGCGATGCCTTCGATCCCAGGAAGTGA
- a CDS encoding ABC transporter ATP-binding protein — protein MNDSQNLIEIRDLAVEFVGSDRVQRVVEGVSFDIRRGETLALVGESGSGKSVTAHSILRLLPYPLARHPAGSIRYAGQDLLRLDERQLRGIRGNRIAMVFQEPMTSLNPLHSIEKQINEVLALHKGLRGAAATARTLELLELVGIPEPHKRLKAYPHELSGGQRQRVMIAMALANEPELLIADEPTTALDVTVQLKILELLKDLQARLGMALLLITHDLNLVRRTAHRVCVMRGGTIVEQAGCEEIFHAPKHPYTQELLGAEPRGEPADNPVGEPLLEIEGLRVWFPIRKGLLRRTVDHVKAVDGIGFTLHRGQTLGIVGESGSGKSTLGLAILRLLSSQGSIRFRGQTLNGLSQHEIRPLRREMQVVFQDPYGSLSPRMSVGQIVGEGLRIHGPGTPAEQEQAIIEALREVGLDPETRHRYPHEFSGGQRQRIAIARALVLKPALILLDEPTSALDRTVQRQVVELLRSLQRKYDLTYLFISHDLAVVKALSHQLMVVRQGQVVEQGAARDIFADPQHIYTRQLLEAAFLAPGSAD, from the coding sequence ATGAACGATTCGCAGAACCTCATCGAGATCCGCGATCTCGCGGTCGAGTTCGTCGGTAGCGACCGGGTGCAGCGCGTGGTGGAAGGCGTCAGCTTCGACATCCGCCGCGGCGAGACCCTGGCCCTGGTCGGCGAGAGCGGCTCCGGCAAGTCGGTCACCGCCCACTCGATCCTGCGCCTTCTGCCCTACCCGCTGGCCCGCCACCCGGCCGGCAGCATCCGCTACGCCGGGCAGGATCTGCTCAGGCTCGACGAGCGCCAGCTGCGCGGCATCCGTGGCAACCGCATCGCCATGGTCTTCCAGGAACCGATGACCTCGCTGAACCCGCTGCACAGCATCGAGAAGCAGATCAACGAGGTCCTCGCCCTGCACAAGGGCCTGCGCGGAGCAGCCGCCACCGCGCGGACCCTGGAACTGCTCGAGCTGGTCGGCATTCCCGAACCGCACAAGCGCCTCAAGGCCTATCCCCACGAACTCTCCGGCGGCCAGCGGCAGCGGGTGATGATCGCCATGGCCCTGGCCAACGAGCCGGAGCTGTTGATCGCCGACGAGCCGACCACGGCGCTGGACGTCACCGTGCAGCTGAAGATCCTCGAGCTGCTCAAGGATCTGCAGGCCCGCCTGGGCATGGCGCTGCTGCTGATCACCCACGACCTCAACCTGGTGCGGCGCACCGCCCACCGGGTCTGTGTCATGCGCGGCGGTACCATCGTCGAACAGGCCGGCTGCGAGGAAATCTTCCACGCCCCCAAGCACCCCTATACTCAGGAACTGCTCGGCGCGGAACCGCGCGGCGAGCCGGCGGACAACCCGGTCGGCGAACCGTTGCTGGAGATCGAGGGTCTGCGTGTCTGGTTCCCGATCAGGAAGGGTTTGCTGCGCCGCACGGTCGACCACGTCAAGGCGGTGGACGGCATCGGCTTCACCCTGCACCGCGGGCAGACCCTGGGGATCGTCGGCGAAAGCGGTTCCGGCAAGTCCACTCTCGGCCTGGCGATCCTGCGCCTGCTGTCCAGCCAGGGTTCGATCCGCTTCCGCGGCCAGACGCTGAACGGTCTGTCTCAGCATGAGATCCGCCCCCTGCGGCGGGAGATGCAGGTGGTCTTCCAGGACCCCTACGGCAGTCTCAGCCCGCGCATGTCGGTGGGCCAGATCGTTGGCGAGGGGCTGCGGATCCACGGCCCGGGCACGCCGGCCGAGCAGGAGCAGGCGATCATCGAGGCGCTGCGCGAGGTCGGCCTGGATCCGGAGACCCGTCACCGCTATCCCCACGAGTTTTCCGGCGGGCAGCGGCAGCGGATCGCCATCGCCCGGGCGCTGGTGCTGAAGCCGGCGCTGATCCTGCTGGACGAGCCCACCTCGGCGCTCGACCGCACGGTGCAGCGCCAGGTCGTGGAGCTGTTGCGTTCGCTGCAGCGCAAGTACGACCTGACCTACCTGTTCATCAGCCACGATCTGGCGGTGGTCAAGGCGCTCAGTCATCAGCTGATGGTGGTCAGGCAGGGGCAGGTGGTCGAACAGGGGGCGGCACGGGACATCTTCGCCGACCCGCAACATATTTATACACGGCAGTTGCTGGAAGCCGCCTTCCTGGCTCCCGGCAGCGCCGATTAA
- the fabI gene encoding enoyl-ACP reductase FabI, producing MGFLAGKRVLIVGVASKLSIASGIAAAMHREGAELAFTYQNDKLKGRVEEFATGWGSSPELCFPCDVANDEDIAKVFEELGKKWDGLDCIVHSVGFAPGDQLNGDFTEVTTREGFKIAHDISAYSFVALAKAGREMMKGRNGSLLTLSYLGAERTMPNYNVMGMAKASLEAGVRYLAASLGPEGTRVNCISAGPIRTLAASGIASFRKMLAANERQTPLRRNVTIEEVGNAGAFLCSDLASGISGEVLYVDGGFNTTAMGSLED from the coding sequence ATGGGATTTCTCGCCGGTAAGCGCGTACTGATCGTCGGCGTCGCCAGCAAACTGTCCATCGCCTCCGGTATCGCCGCCGCGATGCACCGCGAAGGTGCCGAACTGGCCTTTACCTATCAGAACGACAAGCTCAAGGGCCGTGTCGAGGAGTTCGCCACCGGCTGGGGCTCCAGTCCCGAGCTGTGCTTCCCCTGTGACGTGGCCAACGACGAGGACATCGCCAAGGTCTTCGAGGAACTGGGCAAGAAATGGGATGGCCTGGACTGCATCGTCCACTCGGTCGGCTTCGCCCCGGGCGACCAGTTGAACGGCGACTTCACCGAAGTCACCACCCGCGAGGGCTTCAAGATCGCCCACGACATCAGCGCCTATAGCTTCGTCGCCCTGGCCAAGGCCGGCCGCGAGATGATGAAGGGCCGCAACGGCAGCCTGCTGACCCTGTCCTACCTGGGCGCCGAGCGCACCATGCCCAACTACAACGTGATGGGCATGGCCAAGGCCAGCCTGGAGGCCGGCGTACGCTACCTGGCTGCCAGCCTCGGCCCGGAAGGCACCCGCGTCAACTGCATCTCCGCCGGCCCGATCCGCACCCTGGCCGCCTCCGGCATCGCCAGCTTCCGCAAGATGCTCGCCGCCAACGAGCGCCAGACCCCCCTGCGCCGCAACGTGACCATCGAGGAGGTCGGCAATGCCGGCGCCTTCCTCTGCTCCGACCTCGCCTCGGGCATCAGCGGCGAAGTCCTCTACGTCGACGGCGGCTTCAACACCACGGCCATGGGCTCGCTGGAAGACTGA
- a CDS encoding DMT family transporter, with protein MKRLLVNPYLLLTLASLFWSGNLVMGRGLRGDLPPVGLAFWRWTTAFLLVLPLALPHLRSQWPALRAGWWAVLLLGVLGVGCYNTFSYIALQYTTATSAILLNSFIPVATIALAFLFFGKRLARQEALGVVVSLLGVVILVAQGSLDTLLALSLNAGDLWMLAAVLSWGFYTVGLQWRPQGVHPLLLLAACIAVGLLVQAPVYAWEIAGGRSIVLNAQSVGGILYAGVVAAFLGFLCYNAGVAAIGPARGSLFLHLMPVFGTILSTLLLGERPQLYHLAGIALVFAGIALTMYRPALHGAATLPGDESRS; from the coding sequence ATGAAGCGACTGCTGGTCAATCCCTATCTGCTGCTGACCCTGGCCTCGCTGTTCTGGTCGGGAAATCTGGTCATGGGCCGCGGACTGCGCGGCGACCTGCCGCCGGTGGGGCTGGCGTTCTGGCGCTGGACCACCGCCTTCCTGCTGGTGCTGCCGCTTGCCTTGCCGCACCTGCGTAGCCAATGGCCGGCACTGCGCGCAGGCTGGTGGGCGGTGCTCCTGCTCGGCGTCCTGGGCGTGGGTTGCTACAACACCTTCTCCTATATCGCCCTGCAGTACACGACGGCGACCAGCGCCATCCTGCTCAACTCCTTCATTCCCGTGGCGACCATCGCCCTGGCCTTCCTGTTCTTCGGCAAGCGTCTTGCCCGCCAGGAGGCTCTGGGTGTGGTCGTCTCGCTGCTCGGGGTCGTGATTCTGGTGGCTCAGGGCAGCCTCGACACCTTGCTGGCGCTCAGCCTGAACGCCGGCGACCTGTGGATGCTTGCGGCGGTGCTGTCCTGGGGGTTCTACACCGTGGGACTGCAGTGGCGGCCGCAGGGCGTGCATCCGCTGCTGCTGCTCGCCGCATGTATCGCAGTCGGTCTGCTGGTCCAGGCGCCGGTCTACGCCTGGGAGATCGCGGGCGGGCGTTCGATCGTGCTCAACGCACAGTCCGTCGGCGGCATTCTCTACGCAGGTGTGGTGGCGGCCTTCCTGGGGTTTCTCTGCTACAACGCGGGCGTGGCCGCCATCGGACCGGCGCGGGGCTCGCTGTTCCTGCACCTGATGCCGGTGTTCGGCACCATCCTCTCGACGCTGTTGCTGGGCGAGCGGCCACAGCTTTATCACCTCGCCGGCATCGCCCTGGTCTTCGCGGGAATCGCCTTGACCATGTACCGTCCGGCACTGCATGGAGCGGCGACGCTGCCCGGCGATGAATCCCGCTCCTGA
- a CDS encoding DUF599 domain-containing protein: MFSAESYLPHLFAVIWFVLCWGGYTRYAIWKGRDTPCLASIMHLYREDWMRRLLLRDSRIADASVIGSLERSASFFASSTLIILAGILTVLGSSERAVSLLAELPFVQMASRELSEIKLLCLSVVFVYAFFTFTWCMRQYNFVAVLVGAAPMLGERHVTEQERKAFAERVARVISLAANQFNFGLRAYYFGLAMLAWFINPWVFMLVTTGVVMVLYHREFHSEVLEVMVYTPTPPMPPLKEEK; this comes from the coding sequence ATGTTCAGCGCCGAAAGCTATCTGCCTCACCTGTTCGCCGTCATCTGGTTCGTGCTCTGCTGGGGGGGCTATACCCGCTATGCCATCTGGAAAGGGCGCGACACCCCCTGTCTCGCCAGCATCATGCACCTCTATCGCGAGGACTGGATGCGACGCCTGCTGCTGCGCGACAGCCGCATCGCCGATGCCAGCGTGATCGGCAGTCTGGAGCGCAGTGCGTCCTTTTTCGCCTCCAGTACGCTGATCATCCTTGCCGGCATTCTCACCGTGCTGGGATCGTCGGAGCGTGCGGTTTCCCTGCTGGCCGAGCTGCCCTTTGTCCAGATGGCCAGCCGCGAGCTGTCGGAAATCAAGCTGCTCTGCCTGAGCGTGGTGTTCGTCTATGCCTTCTTCACCTTTACCTGGTGCATGCGCCAGTACAATTTCGTGGCAGTGCTGGTCGGTGCTGCCCCCATGTTGGGGGAGCGGCACGTTACCGAGCAGGAGCGCAAGGCGTTTGCCGAGCGCGTCGCGCGGGTGATCTCGCTGGCTGCCAACCAGTTCAACTTCGGCCTGCGCGCCTACTATTTCGGCCTGGCCATGCTGGCCTGGTTCATCAACCCCTGGGTGTTCATGCTGGTCACCACGGGCGTGGTCATGGTGCTCTACCACCGTGAGTTCCATTCCGAGGTGCTGGAAGTGATGGTCTATACGCCGACTCCGCCCATGCCCCCCCTGAAGGAAGAGAAGTAG
- the sucD gene encoding succinate--CoA ligase subunit alpha produces the protein MSILVNKDTKVICQGFTGSQGTFHSEQAMAYGTRMVGGVTPGKGGTVHLGLPVFNTVREAVEATGADASVIYVPAPFCKDSILEAAFAGIRLIVCITEGVPTLDMLQVKLKCDELGVRLIGPNCPGVITPGECKIGIQPGNIHMPGKVGIVSRSGTLTYEAVKQTTDAGFGQSTCVGIGGDPIPGSSFIDILGLFQNDPQTEAIVMIGEIGGSAEEEAAAYIKANVTKPVVSYIAGVTAPAGKRMGHAGAIISGGKGTADEKFAALQDAGVKTVRSLADIGKALAELTGWEMKRS, from the coding sequence ATGAGCATTCTGGTCAACAAGGACACCAAGGTCATCTGCCAGGGATTCACCGGCAGCCAGGGAACCTTCCACAGCGAGCAGGCCATGGCCTATGGCACCCGCATGGTCGGGGGCGTGACTCCGGGCAAGGGCGGTACCGTTCATCTCGGCCTGCCGGTCTTCAACACGGTCAGGGAAGCCGTGGAGGCCACCGGCGCCGATGCCTCGGTCATCTATGTGCCCGCACCTTTCTGCAAGGACTCCATCCTCGAAGCGGCTTTTGCCGGCATCCGCTTGATCGTCTGCATCACCGAGGGTGTACCGACCCTCGACATGCTGCAGGTTAAGCTCAAGTGCGACGAGCTGGGCGTACGCCTGATCGGCCCCAACTGTCCGGGGGTGATTACCCCCGGCGAATGCAAGATCGGCATTCAGCCGGGCAACATTCATATGCCGGGCAAGGTCGGCATCGTCTCCCGGTCGGGCACCCTGACCTACGAGGCAGTGAAGCAGACCACCGACGCCGGTTTCGGCCAGTCCACCTGCGTGGGCATCGGCGGCGACCCGATCCCGGGCTCCAGCTTCATCGACATTCTCGGCCTGTTCCAGAACGATCCTCAGACCGAGGCCATCGTGATGATCGGCGAGATCGGCGGCAGTGCCGAGGAGGAAGCGGCAGCCTATATCAAGGCCAACGTCACCAAGCCGGTGGTTTCCTACATTGCCGGCGTCACCGCGCCGGCAGGCAAGCGCATGGGGCATGCCGGCGCGATCATCTCCGGAGGCAAGGGAACCGCGGACGAGAAGTTCGCCGCTCTGCAGGATGCCGGAGTGAAGACCGTGCGCTCCCTGGCGGACATCGGCAAGGCCTTGGCCGAACTGACCGGCTGGGAAATGAAGCGGTCCTGA
- the sucC gene encoding ADP-forming succinate--CoA ligase subunit beta, whose product MNLHEYQGKQLFAEYGLPVSRGIAVDTPEAAAQACDTIGGSCWVVKAQVHAGGRGKAGGVKLVKSREAARDFALTWLGKRLVTYQTDASGQAVNKILVEACTEIERELYLGAVVDRSSRRIVFMASTEGGVNIEQVAHETPEKILKATIDPLIGAQPFQARALAFQLGLEGDQLKQFTHIFIALAKLFQEHDLALVEVNPLVVQKDGNLLCLDAKINLDANALFRQPRLRAMHDPSQDDPREVHAAKWELNYVALEGNIGCMVNGAGLAMGTMDIVNLHGGRPANFLDVGGGATKERVTEAFKIILSDANVKAVLVNIFGGIVRCDMIAEGIIGAVREVGVKVPVVVRLEGNNAELGAEALVRSGLNIIPASTLTDAAVLVVKAAEGNR is encoded by the coding sequence ATGAATCTCCATGAATATCAGGGCAAGCAGCTTTTTGCCGAATATGGTTTACCCGTGTCCCGAGGCATTGCCGTCGATACCCCGGAGGCTGCGGCACAGGCCTGCGACACGATTGGCGGCAGTTGCTGGGTCGTGAAGGCCCAGGTGCACGCCGGTGGTCGCGGCAAGGCCGGTGGTGTCAAGCTGGTCAAGAGCAGGGAGGCGGCGAGGGACTTCGCCCTCACCTGGCTGGGCAAGCGGCTGGTGACCTACCAGACCGACGCTTCGGGACAAGCGGTCAACAAGATCCTGGTCGAGGCCTGCACCGAGATCGAGCGGGAGCTTTATCTGGGGGCGGTGGTCGACCGCTCCAGCCGCCGTATCGTCTTCATGGCTTCCACCGAGGGCGGGGTGAACATCGAGCAGGTCGCCCACGAAACGCCCGAGAAGATTCTCAAGGCCACCATCGATCCCCTGATCGGCGCCCAGCCGTTCCAGGCCCGCGCGCTGGCCTTCCAGCTGGGTCTCGAGGGTGACCAGCTCAAGCAGTTCACCCATATCTTCATCGCTCTGGCCAAACTGTTCCAGGAGCACGACCTGGCCCTGGTGGAGGTGAACCCGCTGGTGGTCCAGAAGGACGGCAATCTCCTCTGTCTGGATGCCAAGATCAATCTCGACGCCAATGCCCTGTTCCGCCAACCCAGGTTGCGCGCCATGCACGATCCTTCACAGGATGATCCCCGTGAGGTGCATGCGGCGAAGTGGGAGCTGAACTACGTGGCCCTCGAGGGCAACATCGGTTGCATGGTCAACGGTGCCGGCCTGGCCATGGGCACCATGGACATCGTCAATCTCCATGGCGGCAGGCCGGCCAACTTCCTCGACGTCGGCGGCGGCGCGACCAAGGAGCGGGTGACCGAAGCCTTCAAGATCATCCTCTCCGATGCCAACGTTAAGGCCGTGCTGGTCAACATCTTCGGTGGCATCGTGCGCTGCGACATGATCGCCGAAGGCATCATCGGTGCGGTCCGGGAAGTTGGCGTGAAGGTGCCGGTGGTCGTCCGCTTGGAGGGCAACAACGCAGAGCTGGGTGCCGAGGCACTGGTCCGGAGCGGTCTGAACATCATTCCGGCCAGCACCCTGACCGATGCGGCGGTGCTGGTAGTCAAGGCAGCGGAGGGCAACCGATGA
- the lpdA gene encoding dihydrolipoyl dehydrogenase has translation MSQKFDVIVIGAGPGGYVAAIKAAQLGLKTALIEKYKGKEGKTALGGTCLNVGCIPSKALLDSSYKFHEAHESFKLHGISTGEVAIDVPTMIARKDQIVRNLTGGVSSLIKANGATLFEGHGKLLAGKKVEVTAADGSTQVLEAENVILASGSKPVEIPPAPVDQDVIVDSTGALDFQSAPGKLGVIGAGVIGLELGSVWARLGAEVTVLEAMDKFLPAVDEQVAKEAQKILTKQGLKILLGARVTGTEIKDKQVIVKFTDAEGEKSQTFDKLIVAVGRRPVTTDLLAADSGVTMDERGFIYVDDYCATSVPGVYAIGDVVRGAMLAHKASEEGVMVAERIAGHKAQMNYDLIPAVIYTHPEIAGVGKTEQALKAEGVAINVGVFPFAASGRAMAANETAGFVKVIADAKTDRVLGVHVIGPSAAELVQQGAIAMEFGTSAEDLGMMVFAHPALSEALHEAALAVSGHAIHIANRKK, from the coding sequence ATGAGCCAGAAGTTCGACGTGATTGTGATTGGTGCAGGCCCCGGTGGCTACGTAGCTGCCATCAAGGCTGCCCAGCTCGGCCTCAAGACTGCTCTGATCGAGAAATACAAGGGCAAGGAGGGCAAGACTGCACTGGGTGGCACCTGCCTGAACGTGGGTTGCATTCCCTCCAAAGCCCTTCTGGACAGCTCCTACAAGTTCCATGAGGCACACGAGAGCTTCAAGCTCCACGGCATCAGCACCGGCGAAGTCGCCATCGACGTGCCGACCATGATCGCCCGCAAGGATCAGATCGTCAGAAATCTCACCGGCGGGGTTTCCTCGCTGATCAAGGCCAATGGTGCCACCCTGTTCGAAGGTCATGGCAAGCTGCTGGCCGGCAAGAAGGTCGAAGTTACTGCCGCCGATGGCAGCACCCAGGTGCTCGAGGCCGAGAACGTGATTCTCGCTTCCGGTTCCAAGCCGGTGGAAATCCCGCCGGCGCCGGTCGATCAGGATGTCATCGTCGACTCCACCGGCGCCCTGGACTTCCAGAGCGCTCCGGGCAAGCTCGGCGTGATCGGCGCTGGCGTGATCGGCCTCGAGCTGGGCTCGGTCTGGGCCCGCCTGGGTGCCGAGGTCACCGTGCTCGAAGCCATGGACAAGTTCCTGCCGGCCGTCGACGAGCAGGTCGCCAAGGAGGCCCAGAAGATCCTTACCAAGCAGGGCCTGAAGATCCTGCTGGGTGCCCGCGTCACCGGCACCGAGATCAAGGACAAGCAAGTCATCGTCAAATTCACCGATGCCGAAGGCGAGAAGTCGCAAACCTTCGACAAGCTGATCGTCGCGGTCGGCCGTCGTCCGGTGACCACCGACCTGCTGGCTGCCGACAGCGGCGTGACCATGGATGAGCGCGGCTTCATCTACGTCGACGACTACTGCGCGACCAGCGTTCCGGGCGTCTACGCCATCGGCGACGTGGTGCGCGGCGCGATGCTGGCCCACAAGGCCTCGGAAGAGGGCGTGATGGTTGCCGAGCGTATCGCCGGTCACAAGGCCCAGATGAACTACGACCTGATTCCGGCCGTCATCTACACCCACCCGGAAATCGCCGGTGTCGGCAAGACCGAGCAGGCTCTGAAAGCCGAAGGCGTGGCCATCAATGTCGGTGTCTTCCCGTTCGCTGCCAGCGGTCGCGCCATGGCTGCCAACGAAACTGCCGGCTTCGTCAAGGTCATCGCCGATGCCAAGACCGACCGCGTACTGGGCGTTCACGTGATTGGCCCGAGCGCTGCCGAACTGGTCCAGCAGGGCGCCATCGCCATGGAATTCGGCACCAGTGCCGAAGATCTGGGCATGATGGTCTTTGCTCACCCGGCTCTGTCCGAGGCGCTGCACGAAGCCGCCCTGGCGGTCAGCGGTCACGCAATTCACATTGCCAACCGCAAGAAGTAA